The region GCGGCCTCGCTGAAGCCGCGGCTTTACATGCATCGCTTGTTCTTTTATCCCTCGACACTCCCGGCGGCCTGCTCGACTCCACCCGCACCATGGTCGATGACATCGAGCGCTCCCCCATCCCCGTCGCCGTCTTCATCTCGCCCACCGGCGCACGCGCAGGCTCGGCAGGCTTCTTCCTGCTCGAATCCGCCGACATCGCCGCCATGGCCCCCGGCACCAACGCCGGAGCCTCCCACCCGATCATCGAAGGCCGTACTCTGGACCCCATCCTGAAGCAGAAGCTGGAAAACGACGCCTCCGCCTTTCTCCGCTCCTTCACCACCCGCCGCAACCGCAATGTAGAAGCCGCAGAATCAGCCGTCCGCGACTCAAAATCCTTCAGCGACACCGAAGCCCTCAACCTCCATCTCATCGACCTCGTCGCCCCCGACGACGCAGCCCTCCTCACCGCCCTCAACGGCCAAACGATCCATCGCTTTGACGGCACTCCCATCACCCTCAACCTCACCGCCGCCACCATCCAGACCATCCCCCCATCCCCCCGCGAGCGCTTCCTCACCACCCTCACTAACCCCGACCTCGCAATCCTCCTGCTCTTCGCCGGTGTCCTGCTTATCTATCTCGAGTTCAACGTCCCCGGCACGGTCATCCCTGGCGCGCTCGGCACCTTCATGGTGCTGCTCGCACTCTTCGGCCTCAACCTGCTGCCCGTCCGCCATACCTCCGCCGCGCTGGTCCTCGCCGGCCTCGCCCTGATGCTGCTGGAGTTCAAGATAGCCAGCCACGGCATCCTCGCCTTCACCGGCGTGGCTGCCCTTGTCGCCGGTCTGGCCACGCTTGTCGACGCCCCCATCCAGGAGCTCCGGGTCCACACCTCCACCGCCGTCTCCGCGGGCTTCGCCCTGGGGGCCATCACGTTGTGGCTGGCGTGGATCGCCCTCCGCGCCCGCCGCAACAAGGTTCTCCTGGGCCCGGACGCCATGATCGGCAGACTGGCCATCGCGCTCACGAACCTTCAACCGGCCGGCCAGGTCGAGGTTCGCGGCGAGATCTGGCAGGCCATCCTGCGCGATCCGGCCGCCTTCGTCGCCCTGGGCGAGAGTGTCCTCATCCGCGAAGCCCACGGCCTTCAGCTCCTCGTCGAGGCCTCAAAAAACACCCCAAACACCCCGGCAGGATAGACTAAACAAGCAACCTTTACGACCCAAGGGAGTCTCTTTCGCATGACCATTGCAATTCGCCGCCCAGGCATGATCGCCGCCCTGCTCTTCGGAGCCGCCTGCGCCGCCTCCTTCACATCCGCCGCACACGCTCAGGACACCGAGCCCCCCACCTTTCTCGATAAGCAGCTCGCCCGCCTCGACCTCGGTATCACCGGCGTCGGCGAGTTCTCCAAGACCACCAACGGCCCCAACTACCTCAACCAGACCGTGACCCTCAAGCCCAGCAACACGCTCGGCTACATGGGCACCGTCGGCTACAGCAAATCACCCTGGGTCGGCGGCGAGTTCAACTTCCAGAACATCCGTTATACGGATAACTTCACCCTCGCCAACACCGCGACCACGCCCGCCAACCAGAACAGCCAGAACATCGCCATTCAGACCAACGTCATCGAGCTCAGCGCCGGTTACCTCATCCGCCCAGCCCACACCTTCTACGGCATCCAGCCGTATGCCTCGGCCGGTCTCGGCGCAATGGACTTCCGCCCCACCCCCGGCGGTGGACAGGGCCTCCCGCATGAGGGCGTCCGCTCCTTCTACTACACCGTAGGCGGAGAAGAGCTCGTCACGACTCACTTCGGCCTTCGCGGCGGCATTCGTCAGACCTTCTACCTGCAGCCTGACTTCTTCCAGAACTTCCTCCGCAATTCAAACCACTCCTATACCATCCAGCCCTACGCCGGATTCTTCATCCGCTTCTAGCCAGCCGGATTTGGCTGTGAAGGGCGGGACGCTCAGTCCCGCCCTTTTCTTTTCTCATCAAAACTTCCCGCCTTCACTCTCCCCGTTTGATCTACACTTCCCCCATAAGGCATCGCTGACGCACGCCTGCCCTCAAGAAAGCCCATCCCATGTCGCTTCCCCTCCTCATTGTCCCGGTCATCATCATTCTGTACCTCCTCAACTCCATCAAGATCCTCAAGGAGTATGAGCGCGCCGTCGTCTTCCAGCTCGGACGCGTCGGCAAAGAGGCCGCCGGCCCCGGCCTCATCTTCGTCTTTGCGCCCATCCAGACCATCGTCCGCGTCAGCCTGCGCCAGGAGGCCATGGAGGTTCCGCCGCAGGACATCATCACGCGTGACAACGTCACCCTGAAGGTCAACGCCGTCATCACCCTCCGCGTCGTCAATCCCATCGACGCGGTCATCAACGTCTCCAACTACATCTACCAGACCTCCCAGTTCGCGCAGACGACGCTCCGTTCCGTCCTCGGCGAGGTCGATCTCGACGAGCTTCTCGCCCACCGCGACCGCCTCAACCAGCGCATCCAGACCATCATCGACGGCCACACCGCGCCCTTCGGCCTCAAGGTCGTCTCGGTTGAGGTCAAGCAGGTCGACATGCCCGAAAACATGCTCCGCGCCATGGCCAAGCAGGCTGAAGCCGAACGCGAGCGCCGCGCCAAGATCATCCACGCAGAGGGAGAATTCAACGCCGCCGCCAAGCTCGTCGAAGCGGCCGCCCTCATGGCCACCCAGCCCATGACCCTCCAGCTCCGCTACCTCCAGACCCTCACCGAGATCGGCGTCGAAAAGAACACCACCATTGTCTTCCCGCTCCCCATGGAGCTCATGAACCTGCTCAACCGCACCTTCACCGAGCCCGCAAAGCCAGTCGCGAATGCCAATTCCGAAATCGCAAACCCTTAAATCAAAAAACGGAATCGACTCAGATACTTCCCTTTCGCTGGGAAATCCGAGAGCATCATTACTGTGAACACCTTGCTCAACGACCGCGACGAAGACATCGACGAACTCCAGCACCGCCAGAGCCGGCCAGACCGCGTCCAAGACCGCCAGCGTGACCGCGAAATCACCCTCGGAACCACCATGGTTCTCGGCATCTTCTTCGCGCTCGCCGTCCTGTGCGCGGCCTTCTTCGGCTTCGGCTACTCCACCGGCCGCCACTCCGCCCTGACCGCCGCAGGCCCCGCCGGCGCGGCCAACGCTAACTCCAATGGCATCCTCAAGCCTGGTGCCGGCAGCATGTTCGGCCCCATCAACAACCCGCCCCAGAACATCCAGCAGCAGCCCATTAAGACCGGCCCCGTACCCTCCTACAACACGCAGCCTGCCGACCAGGACGCCGAGGCATCCTCCGCCCCGCCCACGCGCCCCGCAGCCGTCCAGCGCGTCGTTGAGACGACGGAAGCCCCTGCACCCGCGCCCGTAGAACAGCCGAAGGCCGCCCGTGTCCTCGCCGTCTCCACCCCCGTCCCGGTCACCGCTTCCCCCGCCGCAGTTGGCCAGTTCATGGTTCAGGTCGCCGCCGTCTCCCACCAGGAGGACGCAGACCTACTCGTCACCACGCTCAAACGCCGCAGCTACGGCGTAGCCGTCCACCAGGAGCCCCAGGACAAGCTCCTCCACGTCCAGGTAGGCCCCTTCACGAACAAGAAGGACGCCGACGCCATGCGCCAGCGCCTCCTAGCAGACGGCTTCAACGCCATCGTCAAATAGCTGCACAATCCGGGTGCCCCATGTCCCGCTTCTGGGACGTGGGTCTGGACCACCTCTACTCCACCGGCTTCATCCCCACCGGCAAAGCCTCTGCAATCGCCTCATACACCGCCCGCAACATCTCCTCGCGGCTCCCATACTCCCCCGGAAAAATCGGCGTCAGCATCTCCACCTTCGCCACCCCCGGCGTAATCGCCGCACTGCCCTTCCGCATCATCGTCTGAGTCCCCGAGACAGCCACTGGAATCACCGGAGCCCCGGTCTGCTGCGCCAGAAAGAACGGGCCTTTCTTGAACTTGCTCAGCCGCCCATCTACCGCCCGAGTCCCCTCCGGAAACACCAGAATATGCAGCCCTGACCGCAGCGCCTCCCCAGCCGCAGTGACGCTCGCCGCCGCAGCATCCCGCTTCGCCCCACGCTCCACCGGCACAAACTTCGCCATGCGCATCGCCGTCCCCAGGATGGGAATCTTCATCAACTCCTGCTTCAGCAGCACGGAACTCTGCCCCGGAATCGCTGGCAGCACCACCGGCGGATCCAGGTTTGAGACGTGATTGCACATGAAGATGCAGCTCTGCCCCGCCGGCACATGCTCCGTGCCCGAGACCTCCACCCTGATCCCCGCGGCCCTCACCCCGGTCCGCACAATCCACATCGAAATCTTGTACAGCCGCCGAACGTTGCCCAGCACAAACGAGATCGGAATCCCGATCACCCCGGCAATCGACCCAAAGAACGAGAACACGAAAAGCATCTTGAACGTAGCAAACATACCGCTTACCAGACTAACGCACCGTCTACCCCGCGAGCCTTTCGAGCTCCGCCGGCAGCAGCGTATAGATATCCCCAAACCCGCCGTTTGACAGGATCGCCACTACATCCCCGCTCTTCAACTCCGGTGCCAGCACCTTCACGATCGCACCCGCATCCGCGAGCACCTGAGCCGGTGTTCCGCGCACCCGAAGCCCCGCAGCCACAGCCTCCGGCTCCAGCCGCTCATGCTCTGGAATGCTCTCAGACTTGAACACCCCCGCAATTACCACCTGGTCCGCAATCAGCAGGCTATCCACCAGCGCCTCCTCAAACACATTGCGCCGCAGCGTGTTCGACCGAGGCTCCAGAATCGCCACCAGCCTCCGCCCAGCATAGCTCGCCTTCAGCGCACGCAGCGTCTCCCGGATCGCCGTAGGATGATGCGCAAAGTCCTCGATCACGGTAATCCCATTGACCTCCGCCCGAACCTCCAGCCGCCGCTTCACGCTGCGGAAGGTCGCCAGAGCCTCCTTGATCGCCTCGACCGCCACACCTTGTCCCGCAGCCAGCCCCGCTGCAGCCGTAGCATTCAGCGCATTATGCTCGCCCGGCATGGGCAGCTTGAGCTCCGCGAAAAACTCGCCATCCCGCTCCAACGTCCACCGCGTCCCACCCTCATCCGCCGTCAACCCCGTCACCCGCCAGTAAGATCCCGGTGCCAGCCCGTACCGCTCCACCGCGCAGAACGCCTTCGCCACGCACTCCGTCACATTCACATTGCCGTCGTATGCGACCAGCCGGCCCCGCCGCGGAATCAGGTTCACAAATCGCTTGAACGCCGTCTTCACCGCATTCAGATCGTCGTAGATATCTGCATGGTCGAACTCAACGTGAGTGAGGATGGCAGCGTCCGGAAAGTAGTGCAGAAACTTCGGCCCTTTATCGAAGAACGCCGTATCGTACTCATCCCCCTCAAGCAAAAACGGACGAGTCGCACGAACCATAAAGCTCGCGCCAAAGTTCTCCGCTACGCCCCCAATCAGGAACGAAGGCGCAAACTTCGCGTCATACTTCGCTGCAGTCTCATAGATCCACGCCAGCATGGACGTGGTCGTCGTCTTGCCGTGCGTCCCCGCCACCACCAGCGACTCACGCCCCACCAGGAACTCATCATGCAGCAGCGCCGCCATGGAGCTGAACGGAATCCGCTCATCCAGCACCCGCTCCAGCTCCACATTGCCACGCGAGATCGCATTCCCCACCACCACCAGGTCCGGCGTCACATCCAGGTTGCGCTCCGCATAAGGCTGCATCACCGCAATCCCCATCGCCGCCAGTTGATCGCTCATCGGCGGATAAGCCGCCGCATCGGACCCCGTCACCGTGTGACCCTGCGCCTGCAGCATCCCTGCCAGCGACGCCATCGCCGTCCCACAAATCCCAATCAAATGTATGTGCTTCTTGCCCGTCATCAACGTCATCGAAACTCCCAAACCTGTAGCCTACCGTGTCACCGCAGCCTCAACAAATCGCAACTCCGGCTCACCCGTCAGATCAAGCCGCACCTTCACCCCCAGCGGCAGCGTCACATTCGCCACCGACACATGCCCACTCCGCAGCCCGAACCCGATTGGCCCCTCAAACTCCCGCAGCGCATGAAGGATCGAAGCCTCAATCTCCGCATCCGCTCCATTCTGCTCCATATCCCCAAACACAATTCCCGTCACGTCCTTCAGCATCCCCGCATAGCGCAGATGCACCAGCATCCGATCCCACTGATAAGGCTTCGTCCCGATATCCTCCAGAAACAAAATGCCGCCCTCAGCCTTAGCGGCATAGGGCGTTCCCAAAGCCTCCGCATAGATCGACAAACACCCACCCGTCAGCACCCCCTCAGCCTTCCCCGGCCTCAGCACCCGCAGCCCTTCAGCAGCCCCTACACTCCACTCCTCCGCTCCACCCAAAGCCGACTCCCACGATCCCATCTCCGCGGCATCCAAGCGAGAGAAATCCGCCGCCACCATCGGCGCATAAAAGCTCACCAATCCAATCTCATTCCAAAGCCAGGTCTGGAACGAAGTCAGATCGCTATACCCAACAAACACCTTCGGATTCGTCCGGATCAGCTCCTTATCGAGCCCCGGCAGCAACTCCGCAGAACCCCATCCCCCGCGAGCACACACGATCCCATCCACCTCCGGATCGGCGAACGCCGCATGAAGATCCGCCAGCCGATCCTCCACCGTCCCCGCATAGTAAAGCGGCCCCTTATCCAGCGCATGAGCCGAAACCCGCACCCGATACCCCAACCCCTCAAGCCGAGCCACGCCCGCCGCCACCAACTCAGCCTTGGGAGTACTAGCCGGAGAAACCACGGCCAACAGCGATCCCTTCTTCAGAGCTTTGGGTTTGATCAAGCAAACACCTCACCGACACAAACAAACTCCGCCGGCCCCGTCAACATCATCGCTTCGCCATTCGACGGCCAAACCACACTCTGCGCCCCACCCTCAGCCACCGCCGTCAGACTCCGCGCGCAATCCCGCAGCGCAATCGCCGCGCTCGAAGAAGCACACGTCCCCGTCCCCGAAGAAGTCGTAGGCCCACACCCGCGCTCGAAGATCCGAAACTCGATCTCGTCCGCGCTCTTCACCTTCACAAACTCCACATTCGTCCCATGCGGAAACAGCGGGCTCACTGCAATCTTTCCACCCAACTCCTGCCACGTCATGCCATGCGAGCCAAAATCATCTGTATCAACGAAGAGCACATAATGCGGATTCCCCACATTCACCATCGCCCCCTCAACCACCCCCACACCCTCCAACTCGATCGCACGTCGCATCACCCGCGGCACACCCATCCCACTCTCAATCTGAAACACCGGCCCATCGCTCGAGATCACGCGGCACGTCCGCACCCCGCCATGCGTCCCCAGAGCAACCTCGTTCAACCCCTCACTCTGCGCGAGCCACGCCGCCACACACCTGGTCCCATTCCCAGATAACTCCGCCTCACTGCCATCCGCATTGAACAGCCGCAGAAAGAAAGACCCATCCGCCCGACGTTCCAGGAACTCAATCCCATCCGCACCAACACTCGTATTCCTCGAGCAAAGCTTCTGAGCCAACTCCGCATGACGGCGTCCTGCAACAGCCTCTTCGATAATCAAGAAATCATTCCCGCAAGCATGAGCCTTCACAAAAGAAATCATCGTTCTCCTAATTTGTAACCATCATTGCTACTAATCCTGCTCCGCATCCGGATACGCCGTCACATGGTCGGTCGCGTCGCTGTCCCGCAGATCCTTCAGCAGCACCGCATGACGATGCCGCGTTGCGGTCACCATAAACGTCACCCGTTCCAAGCTCCCAAACGAGTCGCGGTCCACCACATTCATCCGCAGCCCCGCCTTGTCCATCACGTCCAGGATCGCCGGATACATCACACTCTCATGCAGACCGCGCACCTCGTACAACAGCACGGATTGCTTCCACGGCATCCTGTACTCCATCACACCGATCAACTGCAGCGCCACCAGCACCATCACGGTCGCCATCACCGCCTCGATATACAGCCCCGCCCCGCACGCCATCCCGATCGAAGCCACCACAAACACCGTCGCCGCGCTCGTCAACCCCAGCACCCTGGACCGTGTATGCAGGATCAGCCCCGCGCCCAGGAACCCCACGCCCTGAACGATATTCGAAGCCACCTGCCCCTTGTTTGGATTGCCCTCGCCCGCCAGGTTCGCGGAGAGCAGCGTGAAGAAAGCGCACCCCAGGCACAGCAGCATATTCGTCCGCAGCCCGGAGGCTTTATGCCTCCATTCCCGCTCCAATCCAATCGCGCCACCCAACAGAATCGACGTCAGCAGACGCGTCGCCGTGCCGCTTGAAAGCCGCAACTGATCGAGCTGAGAGAAATGAAAGGACGAAGGAATCATCATGGCTCTGCACGCGATGTTAGCACCGCACCCATGCTCAAGGCCGGTTTCCAGCACCCAGGAACCTGTCTGACCGATACACCCTTGCACAAGGCTGCCCGGTCGAGCAGAGAATCGTCATCTCCGTCAGCCCCTCCGGATGCGCCGTCACCGCCTTCGCCACATCGTCGCCGGCAAACGAGATCACATACGCAGCCTTCTCCGCCGGCGTCGTCAGGCCCTTGTAGTAGTCGCTCGGCGTCAACGTCTGCTTCAGCGGAATCCCCGCCTTCTGCAGTGCGCCAACAAAGCTTCCTGTCTCCATCATGATCGGCGCACCCGGCGCAAACGTCACCAACTGGTTCGCCAGCGCGGTCTCGAGCGATATACGCCCCATCGAGTTCACCTGCGCCTCCTTCAACACCAGCGGCGTCTTATGCAGCATCCAGATCGTGTTCAGCACAATCAGCATCAGCATCACCGGCTGCATAAACCGCACCACCAGCGGCTGCCGCGGCTTCAGCCAAACAGCCAGCGCACTCAGCCCCACCGCCCCAAACAACGCGAAGCAAGGCAGCATCTCCATCCCATACCGCGAGTTGTAGTACGAGTGCGG is a window of Granulicella tundricola MP5ACTX9 DNA encoding:
- a CDS encoding NfeD family protein, translating into MSSLLRLWPALLVLLLAPAARAQPQPLVVKLTLHDTIQPVSAQYLHRGLAEAAALHASLVLLSLDTPGGLLDSTRTMVDDIERSPIPVAVFISPTGARAGSAGFFLLESADIAAMAPGTNAGASHPIIEGRTLDPILKQKLENDASAFLRSFTTRRNRNVEAAESAVRDSKSFSDTEALNLHLIDLVAPDDAALLTALNGQTIHRFDGTPITLNLTAATIQTIPPSPRERFLTTLTNPDLAILLLFAGVLLIYLEFNVPGTVIPGALGTFMVLLALFGLNLLPVRHTSAALVLAGLALMLLEFKIASHGILAFTGVAALVAGLATLVDAPIQELRVHTSTAVSAGFALGAITLWLAWIALRARRNKVLLGPDAMIGRLAIALTNLQPAGQVEVRGEIWQAILRDPAAFVALGESVLIREAHGLQLLVEASKNTPNTPAG
- a CDS encoding porin family protein is translated as MTIAIRRPGMIAALLFGAACAASFTSAAHAQDTEPPTFLDKQLARLDLGITGVGEFSKTTNGPNYLNQTVTLKPSNTLGYMGTVGYSKSPWVGGEFNFQNIRYTDNFTLANTATTPANQNSQNIAIQTNVIELSAGYLIRPAHTFYGIQPYASAGLGAMDFRPTPGGGQGLPHEGVRSFYYTVGGEELVTTHFGLRGGIRQTFYLQPDFFQNFLRNSNHSYTIQPYAGFFIRF
- a CDS encoding slipin family protein; amino-acid sequence: MSLPLLIVPVIIILYLLNSIKILKEYERAVVFQLGRVGKEAAGPGLIFVFAPIQTIVRVSLRQEAMEVPPQDIITRDNVTLKVNAVITLRVVNPIDAVINVSNYIYQTSQFAQTTLRSVLGEVDLDELLAHRDRLNQRIQTIIDGHTAPFGLKVVSVEVKQVDMPENMLRAMAKQAEAERERRAKIIHAEGEFNAAAKLVEAAALMATQPMTLQLRYLQTLTEIGVEKNTTIVFPLPMELMNLLNRTFTEPAKPVANANSEIANP
- a CDS encoding SPOR domain-containing protein, which translates into the protein MNTLLNDRDEDIDELQHRQSRPDRVQDRQRDREITLGTTMVLGIFFALAVLCAAFFGFGYSTGRHSALTAAGPAGAANANSNGILKPGAGSMFGPINNPPQNIQQQPIKTGPVPSYNTQPADQDAEASSAPPTRPAAVQRVVETTEAPAPAPVEQPKAARVLAVSTPVPVTASPAAVGQFMVQVAAVSHQEDADLLVTTLKRRSYGVAVHQEPQDKLLHVQVGPFTNKKDADAMRQRLLADGFNAIVK
- a CDS encoding lysophospholipid acyltransferase family protein, which gives rise to MLFVFSFFGSIAGVIGIPISFVLGNVRRLYKISMWIVRTGVRAAGIRVEVSGTEHVPAGQSCIFMCNHVSNLDPPVVLPAIPGQSSVLLKQELMKIPILGTAMRMAKFVPVERGAKRDAAAASVTAAGEALRSGLHILVFPEGTRAVDGRLSKFKKGPFFLAQQTGAPVIPVAVSGTQTMMRKGSAAITPGVAKVEMLTPIFPGEYGSREEMLRAVYEAIAEALPVGMKPVE
- the mpl gene encoding UDP-N-acetylmuramate:L-alanyl-gamma-D-glutamyl-meso-diaminopimelate ligase, which codes for MTGKKHIHLIGICGTAMASLAGMLQAQGHTVTGSDAAAYPPMSDQLAAMGIAVMQPYAERNLDVTPDLVVVGNAISRGNVELERVLDERIPFSSMAALLHDEFLVGRESLVVAGTHGKTTTTSMLAWIYETAAKYDAKFAPSFLIGGVAENFGASFMVRATRPFLLEGDEYDTAFFDKGPKFLHYFPDAAILTHVEFDHADIYDDLNAVKTAFKRFVNLIPRRGRLVAYDGNVNVTECVAKAFCAVERYGLAPGSYWRVTGLTADEGGTRWTLERDGEFFAELKLPMPGEHNALNATAAAGLAAGQGVAVEAIKEALATFRSVKRRLEVRAEVNGITVIEDFAHHPTAIRETLRALKASYAGRRLVAILEPRSNTLRRNVFEEALVDSLLIADQVVIAGVFKSESIPEHERLEPEAVAAGLRVRGTPAQVLADAGAIVKVLAPELKSGDVVAILSNGGFGDIYTLLPAELERLAG
- a CDS encoding S66 peptidase family protein codes for the protein MIKPKALKKGSLLAVVSPASTPKAELVAAGVARLEGLGYRVRVSAHALDKGPLYYAGTVEDRLADLHAAFADPEVDGIVCARGGWGSAELLPGLDKELIRTNPKVFVGYSDLTSFQTWLWNEIGLVSFYAPMVAADFSRLDAAEMGSWESALGGAEEWSVGAAEGLRVLRPGKAEGVLTGGCLSIYAEALGTPYAAKAEGGILFLEDIGTKPYQWDRMLVHLRYAGMLKDVTGIVFGDMEQNGADAEIEASILHALREFEGPIGFGLRSGHVSVANVTLPLGVKVRLDLTGEPELRFVEAAVTR
- the dapF gene encoding diaminopimelate epimerase, whose protein sequence is MISFVKAHACGNDFLIIEEAVAGRRHAELAQKLCSRNTSVGADGIEFLERRADGSFFLRLFNADGSEAELSGNGTRCVAAWLAQSEGLNEVALGTHGGVRTCRVISSDGPVFQIESGMGVPRVMRRAIELEGVGVVEGAMVNVGNPHYVLFVDTDDFGSHGMTWQELGGKIAVSPLFPHGTNVEFVKVKSADEIEFRIFERGCGPTTSSGTGTCASSSAAIALRDCARSLTAVAEGGAQSVVWPSNGEAMMLTGPAEFVCVGEVFA
- a CDS encoding MgtC/SapB family protein yields the protein MMIPSSFHFSQLDQLRLSSGTATRLLTSILLGGAIGLEREWRHKASGLRTNMLLCLGCAFFTLLSANLAGEGNPNKGQVASNIVQGVGFLGAGLILHTRSRVLGLTSAATVFVVASIGMACGAGLYIEAVMATVMVLVALQLIGVMEYRMPWKQSVLLYEVRGLHESVMYPAILDVMDKAGLRMNVVDRDSFGSLERVTFMVTATRHRHAVLLKDLRDSDATDHVTAYPDAEQD